The following is a genomic window from Spirosoma foliorum.
CCCAGTACCTCGAAGGTATTTTGCTGCACAACAATGGCCGTCCCTTCATCAATCGCAATACCGAGTAATTCCGGACGAGCTTTAATAACGTCGATGAGATCAAACTGACGGTTTCGTCGCAGGAAATGCTGATCGATGGTGACGTTATGAATGAAATCCAGCCCTTGTGTGTGATCGCCTACCATTATTGAATTCCCTTTGGTATCGCCACGAACCATAAACGATCCCTGAATCGTAGCCCCTGCTGAAGTACCTCCAATAACCCCACCCCGACTGAGTACCGCATTAAATTCTTTGTGCGCCAACGTATTGAGATACGAATCAGTCAGCCGCCAGTGACGGCCACCGACGAACCAGATACCCGTCGCTTTCTTCAAGGGAGCAACAAAGGATTCCTGGTTTGCTACTTTCGGATCGCGGGTATGGAGGATTGTAATGTTTTGGACACCTAAACTGATCAATTTTTCTTTTTCACGAGGAGCACTGTTAGCCGACGAATCTTCGCCTGCGGTTGGAATAATTACAATATTGGCAGCAGCTGGGCCGCCCGCCAGTTCGACGAATCGCGTCCATAAGTCGGTGCCCATAGCACCTCCTCCCACAATCATCAACGAACCTTTTTCGGGGCCTACCATCTTAGAGATGGAGGTTGTTTGGGCATGGCTTAAATTCGCCAGAAGAGCCAGGAGAAATAAAAGTGTAAAGCGCTTTTTCATTTCAGATTGTTGTTTGGTTTTATGAGTAGGATACCTCGTATCCAAAGTTAACCAATACACCTGATTTTGCGCAAATCACCTGATTATGTTGTACCCACGGATTTCAGCCCGTGTTCAAGTCAGACATACACGGGCTGAAGTCCGTGGGTACAACCTAGCAATCCAATACGAATATGATTTTAACGAAAAGCTTAGGTCAGCTTCGCCAGGAAATCGGATAATTGCCGGGTTGTGTCTTTGTTCAAACGTAGATGAACATTACGCCCTTCTTTGGTTGCAGCAACCAACTCGCTTTCTGTCAGCAGGCGAACATGGTGCGATACACAAGGCTGCGACAAGCCCGTTAACTCCTGAATCTCAGACGGAGTCATGCTTTCTCGTTGGGCTAATTCCAATAAAATCGAGAGCCGGTATTTGTCGGCAATAGCGCCCGTTGCTTTCTCGCATGATTTAGAATCCATAGTACAAACCTAACAAAAAACGGTTTAGTAAGGTGCGTTCAATACAGAATGGGTAGCAGCGCTAGGTCGCTAAATACTCCCGAATATTTGATTTTGTACATTTCATGTGAATAACAATTATGACTTAGTAACAAATTGGGGGCTAATTAACAATTGGTACGTAATTTGTTAGTGAGTAATAGCAGTAGAAAACTAAAATACTAAGTATACGGATTAGAAATCGGGATAAACCAATTGACATAGAGTAATAGATTAGTCATGCGCTTATATGGCCGTTTGGCCATTTGGCATAGCCTTTGTGTTCAGTTGAGGAGCACAAAGGCTATTTCTGTTTTGCGCTTTTATATCTATTTATCTCCCACCTCTATGATTAATTTTACTGATTCAATTCTCTATTATCTCTATTGTATAAGAAAAAATTACACGAGTTTTTTAGGTAGATTTATACAAATTCGGCTAATCTGTAGAGCTGTAGCAGTAGGGATTTTCGGTCTGCTTTGCCTTGGGAGTGGCATTTCGCAGGCTCAATCGCTACAGTGGAGCATGGCAATCGCGAATAGATCCTCAAATCAGGGAGCGGTACAGAAAATTGGTTCGGATGGTTCTATTTATGTGTTAACCGAAGGCCGAAATAATGCTTCTGGTTATTCTGTTGCCGATATCAAAGAGTTTGGTCCCCCTTTGTCGGGGTCTAACGATGGCTACAATGCGGTGTTATCCAAGTATTCGCCGGATGGCAATATCTTGCAATGGGTACGCCTATTCAATGGTGAGAATAGTAGCTTCACTCCCCTTGCTTTTGATTTTTCGCCAACGGGCGAAATCGTCCTCTTGTGCGTAAGTAATGGAGGAGCTTCGGCCTCTGCCCTGATCACCCCCAATGGTTTTCAAACAAGTCGTCCTAATACGGCAGGAGGTAATCTGGCCATTTTGATGAAACTATCGGCTGATGGGAAAACAATTAACTATGGCTCCTATCTGGGGGCTGTTGGTGGTTCGTCTAACGTACGTGTTCGATTATGGAATGAAGCTCCTTATTTTCAAAATCTGATTATTACGCCGGATGGATCGATGATTCTAATGCTACAGAACAGTGGCTCGGGCGTATTACCGACTACATCGAATGCCTACCAATCAGCGCCAAAAGGGGGTAACGATGATCCCTATATGGCCATTTTTAATGCTGATGGCACCCTTCGTTACGCATCTTATTATTCGACAAGCGCTTCGGTTCCGGTTCAATACGTGACCGATATTGTTCCAGATGCGGATGGTAGCTTTTACGCAACGTACCGGAATGGCAACGGAGCCATATTGCCAATAACAGCAGGAGCCGCTTATGCGAATGTTTCGCTGGCAAATCAGGTGGGTTACATCGCCCATTATGGCGCTTCGGGGCAATTGTTACAATCAACGGCCTTGCCGGGTACGCAGGTCATGGGCATTCGCAAACGCCCCAACGGAAATATCGTGGTCATGGGCGTTATCACAACGCCCGCAGAATTTGTACAGGTCGGTTCATCGCCAAATATGGCCTGGACGCAAGGGCAGCTAACCTTAACCGAATTCAACTCAACCCTTACATCCGTAATCCGGAGTGCCGTGGTAGGAAATGGGAGCGTAGAAGCATCGGATATGGAACTCGATGAGCAGGGAAGAGTGCACATCAGTGGAAAAGCAAATGCGGCTTCCAGTATTAGTCCAACGGCTGGTGCCCTGTATTCTATATTTGGCTCGAGCAACGCTACTTACCAGATTATTGACTGCGATTTTAGTAAAGTACTCTATGCTACCTATTTGAATTCGGGGGAGAATGGGAGCACTACCGGAAACTATGATGTCGAATTAAAGGGTTGTCGGGCAACGATTCTGTCTACGGCAGGCTCTAGTGTGAATTATCCGGTTACGCCGGCTGGTCTGGCTAGTGATGGCACGACTACCTTAACAGGCTATAACGTGGTGCCGAACTCTGTCGGGATGACGGTTTACCTCACCGCTTTTAACTATGCGAAGTACGTAGAGAATACCAACACAATTGCGGCAACAATTACTAACTATTGCGAAGGAGCCGGTTTGTTTCCCATAATAGGGTCTAAACCAATATACAAAACACCAAACGTTAGAGGTGCTTCCGATGCGAATCCAGCCCCTGCATCAATTTATTATCAGTGGCAACGCAGCGGTTCCGCGTCTGGTCCCTGGATAGATATTGCCAGTGCAACGTCTAAAGATTATACACCTAATGGCCTAACTGTGGCAGGATCGGTGTTTTTTCGACGAGCGGTCCGTCAGTCGCCTTTCGATGCGGTTTGTTCGGTCGTGGGTAGTTGCGATGTGGTTAACTACAGTAATACGGTAGAATACATCCTATCGACCAGTAAAGTCCATTCGACTGATTTGGCCAGTAAGCCATACGGATTTTGTGCGGGCACGACGTTAGCCATAACCGCTACCATTACCCCTGGGGGCGATGGAGAGCGGGGGGCTTATACCTATACGCTGGTTCCGTTAGCGGGAGGAACCCCTATACTTTCGGGCACCGTGGCAACAGCGGCAACACCAATTTCGCTAAACCTGACCACCGAGGGGACTTATCGGTTAAGCGTGACGGATAGCCGGGGATGTACGAGTTACGATACCCTGAAAACGGTTCAGTTTAAGGTAATAGTGCCTTCGAGAACGGTCTTTACCTGTGGCAACCCGACGGTAAAACTTGGGCCTGTTTCGGTGCCCCCAGCTTATGCCAACGTGTCGACAAACACATTTACCTGGACGCCATCAACGGGCTTAGATACGCCCAATGGCGTTAATCCTACCTTATCGGACTTGCCAGCTAATGGAGCGTCGAAAGATTTCTACCTGGATTTTAACGGTTGCCGAGTTGATACCGTAACCGTGACAGGCCAGAGTGTAACGCCTTTACCTGCCTTGCCCAGCCTGACGTTATGCCAGGGAGATAGCGCCCGGTTAGGGCAGGGACTTACCGAACAGGCTGGTGTTAGTTATGGCTGGTTTCCGGGCATTGGTATTAGTCAGCCTACCGTTGTACGACCCGTGTTTACAGCTACCTATGCGCCACAAGGGGTAAACATACTACCATTTACCGTTCAGGCATCAAATGGTATATCGGGTTGCGTGCAGACTACAACCCAGCAGGTTACGGTCTATAAAACACCAAACAACGTATTTAATCAGAAAGAACCCTATGTCTTTTGTCCCACCTCAGGTTTTGTGGCGAAGACTAGTTTCGGGACTCCCGACGAAAGCGGAATCAGTTACAACTGGCGCGCTGTCATTACCAGCGTGTCGGCAACACAGGGGGTACCCTCGCCCGAACAAGCCCTTACATACCTGAGTAGTACGACGGCTTCGCAGGTATCGATGCGTATGACCGGTACCAGCATACCCAATGGCGGACTGGCCGATGGACCGTATACGATTTTATATATTCGGACTAGTCAGAACGCGATAAATCCATCCTGCGCACGGGCCGATACTGCCGAAATCAGATACATCGTAGGCTGCGGCCCCGGTGGTACTGACTTCTGTAAATTAGATCAGCAAGGGGGAGCCGATGGGCAATGTGGCGGAAAAACTACTACCATTGGGCCCATTACAGCTGCCAGCAACGGGACCTATACCTGGTCGCCAGTGGCCGGATTATCAGACCCGAACACCGGATTGCCTTTGGTAGAAGGAGTACCCCACCCAGCTAAAGTTATTGCCAATCCATCGGGGC
Proteins encoded in this region:
- a CDS encoding cyanophycinase, whose product is MKKRFTLLFLLALLANLSHAQTTSISKMVGPEKGSLMIVGGGAMGTDLWTRFVELAGGPAAANIVIIPTAGEDSSANSAPREKEKLISLGVQNITILHTRDPKVANQESFVAPLKKATGIWFVGGRHWRLTDSYLNTLAHKEFNAVLSRGGVIGGTSAGATIQGSFMVRGDTKGNSIMVGDHTQGLDFIHNVTIDQHFLRRNRQFDLIDVIKARPELLGIAIDEGTAIVVQQNTFEVLGVSYVGIYEANQIANSTKYPSGQNSTGGPFYFLGKGQKFDLQTRKVIDTRPARPNEPAK
- a CDS encoding ArsR/SmtB family transcription factor yields the protein MDSKSCEKATGAIADKYRLSILLELAQRESMTPSEIQELTGLSQPCVSHHVRLLTESELVAATKEGRNVHLRLNKDTTRQLSDFLAKLT